The Salvelinus namaycush isolate Seneca unplaced genomic scaffold, SaNama_1.0 Scaffold1330, whole genome shotgun sequence sequence CGTCTGGTTTAGTGTCGTCTGGTCCCATGTTGTCTGGTTTAGTGTTGTCTGGTCCCATATTGTCTGGTCTCATGTTGTCTGGTTTAGTGTTGTCTGGTTTAGTGTTGTCTGGTCCCATATTGTCTGGTCCCATGTTGTCTGGTTTAGTGTCGTCTGGTCCCATGTTGTCTGGTCCCATGTTGTCTGGTTTAGTGTCGTCTGGTTTAGTGTCGTCTGGTCCCATGTCGTCTGGTCCCATGTTGTCTGATTTAGTGTTGTCTGGTCCCATGTTGTCTGGTTTAGTGTTGTCTGGTCCCATGTTGTCTGGTTTAGTGTCGTCTGGTTTAGTGTCATCTGGTTTAGTGTTGTCTGGTTTAGTGTTGTTCTGGTCCCATGTTGTCTGGTTTAGTGTTGTCTGGTCCCATGTTGTCTGGTTTAGTGTTGTTCTGGTCCCATGTTGTCTGGTTTAGTGTTGTCTGGTCCCATGTTGTCTGGTTTAGTGTTGTCTGGTCCCATGTTGTCTGGTTTAGTGTTGTTCTGGTCCCATGTTGTCTGGTTTAGTGTTGTTCTGGTCCCATGTTGTCTGGTTTAGTGTTGTCTGGTGTCATGTTGTCTGGTTTAGTGTTGTCTGGTTTAGTGTTGTCTGGTTTAATGTTGTCTGGTCTCATGTTGTCTGGTCTCATGTTGTCTGGTTTAATGTTGTCTGGTTTAGTGTCGTCTGGTTTAATGTCGTGTGGTTTAATGTTGTCTGGTTTAGTGTTGTCTGGTTTAGTGTCGTCTGGTTTAGTGTTGTCTGGTTTAGTGTCCAGTTTAATGTTGTCTGGTTTAGTGTTGTCTGGTTTAGTGTTGTCTGGTTTAGTGTTGTCTGGTTTAGTGTCCAGTTTAATGTTGTCTGGTTTAGTGTCGTCTGGTTTAGTGTTGTCTGGTTTAGTGTTGTCTGGTCTCATGTTGTCTGGTTTAGTGTCCAGTTTAATGTTGTCTGGTTTAGCGTTGTCTGGTTTAGTGTTGTCTGGTCTCATGTTGTCTGGTTTAGTGTCGTCTGGTTTAGTGTCGTCTGGTTTAGCGT is a genomic window containing:
- the LOC120036448 gene encoding salivary glue protein Sgs-3-like, whose amino-acid sequence is NTKPDNIKLDTKPDNTKPDDTKPDDTKPDNTKPDDTKPDDTKPDDAKPDDTKPDDTKPDNMRPDNTKPDNAKPDNIKLDTKPDNMRPDNTKPDNTKPDDTKPDNIKLDTKPDNTKPDNTKPDNTKPDNIKLDTKPDNTKPDDTKPDNTKPDNIKPHDIKPDDTKPDNIKPDNMRPDNMRPDNIKPDNTKPDNTKPDNMTPDNTKPDNMGPEQH